The Psilocybe cubensis strain MGC-MH-2018 chromosome 7, whole genome shotgun sequence genome has a window encoding:
- a CDS encoding Pyranose dehydrogenase 1: protein MMAFYLHRFINTCLVFSLLNAIPVASILLTMPLRVVTTVYDYVIVGGGTAGLVLASRLTENSSVTVLVLEAGLNNQGITSLQVPFLAPTLAPQTAFDWNTSTSIQPGLLDRTVPYIRGRVLGGSSSINFLFHQYCTSDDWNRFGNVGGDKGWRWANMAQYVTKHEKMVPPADNHNTTGQFDPTDHGTTGVLPVSLPGNNQSIDARVWATTQQLPEFFFNEDTAGGNHGLLGVGFIQSSAGGGIRSSSSNTYLANAINRPNLFVLVNATVLSLVQTGNSSTGAPSFRGVQFMASPIPPNTTIGPTQMVTARKDVILSAGTVGTTQLLQLSGIGNSSDLGRIRINTIIDNPSVGANLSDHILIPNVFEVNGNGTANALLRDANASSAALSQWLSKKTGPFANSVANNYGFLRFPANSTIFQTTPDPTPGHSSPHWEIIFSNLFFEPGVSIPATRDFLTVVTALLSPTSRGTISLRNNDPFTPPIVDPQYMTTDFDVFAVRESIKGALRFVSAPAWSDYVVGPFGSAFAGATTDPLIESYARGVAGSAFHAVGTASMSPFNANWGVVNPDLTVKGADGLRIVDASVFPFVPSCHTQGPVYLLAERAADIIKAAG from the exons ATGATGGCTTTCTACCTGCACAGATTCATTAACACCTGTCTTGTATTCTCTCTTCTCAATGCAATACCCGTTGCATCTATCCTGTTGACAATGCCGCTTCGGGTGGTAACAACAGTGTATGACTATGTAATTGTTGGAG GCGGAACTGCAGGGCTCGTTCTCGCGAGCCGTTTGACCGAAAATTCCTCAGTTACGGTGCTTGTACTTGAAGCTGGACTCAA TAACCAAGGAATAACTTCGCTTCAAGTGCCCTTCCTTGCCCCAACTTTAGCTCCTC AGACCGCTTTTGACTGGAATACTTCCACCTCGATTCAACCAGGGCTGCTTGACAGAACTGTGCCGTATATTAGAGGCCGGGTTCTAGGAGGATCCAGCAGCATCA ATTTTTTGTTTCATCAGTATTGTACAAGCGACGATTGGAACAGATTTGGTAATGTCGGGGGTGATAAGGGATGGAGATGGGCTAACATGGCGCAGTATGTAACGAAG CACGAAAAAATGGTTCCACCGGCTGATAATCACAATACTACTGGACAGTTTGATCCCACTGACCATGGGACAACTGGGGTGCTCCCTGTCAGCCTTCCCGGAAATAACCAATCAATTGACGCCCGGGTTTGGGCTACCACCCAACAACTACCCGAATTCTTTTTTAACGAAGATACCGCTGGTGGGAATCATGGACTTTTGGGTGTCGGATTTATCCAGTCAAGCGCGGGTGGTGGAATACGCAGCAGCTCCTCAAATACGTACCTGGCGAATGCAATCAATCGACCGAACTTATTCGTCCTTGTCAATGCGACGGTTCTATCACTTGTTCAAACTGGAAATTCGTCAACAGGGGCTCCCTCCTTTCGTGGTGTTCAATTCATGGCCTCTCCCATACCTCCAAATACTACAATAG GGCCAACTCAGATGGTCACGGCGAGAAAAGACGTCATTCTTTCTGCTGGAACAGTCGGCACAACCCAACTTCTTCAACTCTCTGGGATTGGAAACAGTTCTGACTTGGGACGTATACGAATTAATACCATAATCGACAACCCTTCGGTTGGAGCTAACTTAAGTGATCACATACTCATCCCCAACGTTTTTGAAGTTAACGGGAACGGAACGGCCAATGCCCTTCTCAGAGATGCGAATGCCTCATCTGCTGCGCTGTCTCAATGGCTTAGCAAAAAGACGGGACCATTCGCGAACAGCGTTGCTAACAACTACGGTTTTCTGAGATTTCCTGCCAATTCGACTATATTCCAGACTACTCCTGACCCAACGCCTGGGCACAGTTCTCCGCATTGGGAAATCATTTTCAGC AACCTGTTCTTTGAACCGGGCGTTTCTATCCCAGCGACACGAGATTTTCTTACTGTGGTCACTGCCCTCCTAAGTCCAACATCAC GAGGGACAATCAGTCTTCGCAACAACGATCCATTCACACCACCGATAGTTGACCCACAGTACATGACTACGGATTTTGACGTTTTTGCCGTTCGCGAGTCTATCAAGGGTGCGCTACGGTTTGTGTCTGCACCTGCATGGTCAGACTATGTCGTCGGTCCTTTTGGAAGCGCATTTGCTGGGGCAACTACGGATCCACTTATTGAATCGTATGCGCGCGGCGTCGCTGGTAGTGCATTCCATGCAGTGGGCACGGCTTCCATGTCGCCGTTCAACGCAAATTGGGGTGTAGTTAATCCTGATCTAACCGTCAAAGGGGCGGACGGCCTGCGTATCGTTGATGCCTCTGTATTT CCTTTCGTCCCAAGCTGCCACACTCAAGGGCCAGTATACCTTTTGGCAGAAAGAGCAGCTGACATCATCAAAGCTGCTGGATAG